In Lathyrus oleraceus cultivar Zhongwan6 chromosome 2, CAAS_Psat_ZW6_1.0, whole genome shotgun sequence, the DNA window TTGTGACTTCTAATTGCTTATTTGCTCTCTTGCTTGCCTAGTTAGGTGATTTTCTCTTCTTCTTGACCTATGTTGCCTTGTTTAAGGTAAGAATATGATGATGACATGTTAGGATCAGTAGCTTCAAGTTGTTGTATTATTCTCTTATAACATGTTCATTTGGTTAGTTAAcatttgtttgtgtgttttgcttCCTTACTTATTCAAGTAGGATAGTTCTTAGGTTAAGAGATGTCCATCTCTTGTATGCCTTGACTCTTTTCTTCTATGGTTTGATGTGTGATTGTTCAAATATCACCCTTTCTTCTACCTTGTTGCTTGCTTAGGTGTTCATCTAATTGCATGTTCTTTCATCTCTGATGCTTGCTTGTTTAACTAGGTATGCTTTAGGTACCTTATTTAAGTGCCTCATTGTGTGAGTAAGTGTTTACTTCTCATTTGATGTGTGGTTGTTTAATTACCATCTCTTCTATTATTTTGCCTTGATGACATGGATGTTACTTGTTTAAGTTCTCTTTGTGTTATTTGTGGTCATGGTTTGTTACTTGCATATGTGTTTACCTAATTGCATGTTCTTTCTTTGATACTTGCTTGATTAAGTAGTATGCTTTAGGTACCTTGTTTAAATGTCTAATTGTTGAGTAAGTGGTTACTTCTCATATGTTGTTGGCTTGATATCATTACCTTGTTTAAGTGTTTAATTACTTGCTTTCTTTCctcttcttttttcttctttccTTGTGAAATTGCATGCTCCCCATAGGATCCTTTAGTTATTTCTTGGTCAAGATTGAACTAAGTAGACCTTAGGATTGATATCCATGTATGACAATATTAGGTAGAAGTTTCATTGATTCTAACTTTAGGTTCACATTGCATGACAACAAGTAGGATTGAGATTTCCCTTTTGTTAGTCTTTTTCTCTTTTGCATCCATTCTAAAACTAAAACCTTTTCTTGGTCAAAATTCAAAAACACTCTAACACTGTTGAAATTTCTTTCATAATTAAGAGAGAAGTACACAGATACCCCCGTCTTCTGAGGGGCCATCTGATGTATTATTTCAACAAAAACACTCAACAAATCAAAACTCCTTTTGCTAGTTGATTTTTcttatgaaaattttcaataagggTTGTTACCCATAAAAAAACACCAACAAACCAAAAAAAAATAGAAGAACTAGGTGCTCTGATTCTTTTGGGATACGTGGCCATTGGGTTGCAAAACCTAagcgagcacaataataaaaatCTTTTCTTTTTCTCCGTTAATAATTCATTTTCATGCATTCCCTTCGCAACCTAGCTTTAGAGTTGACACACCATTTgattagaacaacaagagtggatcctcTGTAGAGTACTACAAACGTGAGGGGTGTCAATACATTCCTCTTGCGTAATCAACTCCCTTACCCATCTCTTGATTGCGAAACCATTAGATTCATCCTTTTATAAGTTTATTCAGTGTTTCATTTCTCTCtcttgaaataaataatattgGTAGCGACCCTATTTTATGTGCGCATTTTTCCAAAATGCGACAACATGCAATAGCTGATTTTATCAATATTTATAAGATTTAAGAGAAATACTTATAGATAATGAACACTCATTCAAGAGTCTAAATTCACTGGACCAAACCGGAGTAGCATTACAAcacaaaaagaagaagaaaaaacaCATTTTTTTCTTGGTACAAAGAAAAAATATCAAACCTTATTTCATTTcaccattttattttaaaaaaacaacTTTTTCAAAGTAAAATCAAATGCAAATTACATTTAATAtgttttctttttcattttttcataaACAACTAGTTGAAATTATTTTTACACCtttatataaaatatattttaagaaagacacaaaaatttaaattttttaaataagTGTGAAACTATTGAGATGCTGAAGGATGCTGAAGGAAATGAGTGAGTATATATATTATCTAACCCACCAAGTTAATGAATAACATTTGACAAAATATCAAGTTATCATCATTATTGATTCTAGTCTTCCTTCATAACTCTCACAAACTGACTCCTCCAAACACAAATTGGGTTTAAAGGTAACAGCTATGATGGTGTCTTCCTTCGTAACTCTCAAAAACGTCACATAACTATCTCCGCCATAACCTATAAAATTTTATCATAAACTTTAACTACaatataatacaaaaataaatataatacTAACAAATTTTAAAATACACAACTTGTATTAATCTTGATAACCCACCAAAATTTAAAAATAGCTTCTATACGAAATTTACAAAGGGAACTCTCAAATACATAGACAAATACAAGAATTTAAATCTGAAATAGAAACTGAAAATTAAGTCTTGAACAATTCCACTCAGCAGCTTCCATTCTATTGCACCtagaaataaaaaaatatataatgCAGCAAATAGAGACTAGAGTGACTTCTCCATTGTTAACTTTTCCTTTTGATTTTTTCTTTTCCATTTCCTAGCACATAATTTACTTCGTCTTCCTCCGCATACCCATCCGCGATTTGGCATATCTAAATTCTTATTAAGAAAATACCATAAACATGAAGTAAAAAAACAATGCAACCCGCCAAATAGAAATAAACTAAAACCCGATAAAGAAAACAATATGCTGGTAGCCAAAGGATACTCTAAACGCATTCCTTCGCCAGCCGCTGAGGAATAAAGAATGGTGCCTTGCAGACTGTTTAAGGCGGCGGTTGCAGTCTCAACATCCTGCATGTGGGGTTAGCAGTCAAACTGAGTAAAACACTCAATTTTAATCATGCAAATCAAATATGGCAACCAATAGAATAGGCCAAAAATCCAAACATATGAACACTTGATTGCACATAATTTAATATGCATTTTTAAAATCTAACGACTTTGCATGCAGATACAGAATTCCGAGGGAATCCATTTAAAGTTGAAACCGAAAGTAACATGCTGAGAGATAAACTAGTATTTACACAATTATGAAATATGTAGCACAAAATTAAAAGGCAAAAAAAGAGAAACCTTGAAATCTACAAATGAAACAGGAGCCCCATATGTGCTTTGCATCTTCAGTTTCAGAAATCCAGGGAACCTGTTGGAAGATGCAAGTAATGTAAGAAAGTCAAAAACAACTTCAGCTTATACAGAACTAAAGAAACAACAAAGTACTTCACATGATTCTCATACACTGACCTGCAAAATACTTGATTTAGCTCTTGTTCATTACAAGTTGGCCCCAGATTAGCTACAAATAAAGTCGCGCATGGGATTGTATTTGTTGGAATGTAAGGAGTTGAACACTTTTTCTGTCAAAACAAAATTCGAAATGCAACTTCTAAAATGATGGTCTCAAATTTGTCGAACATGAGAAAAAAATAGGCATGAATGTACATGGCCATACAAACATTAGAAACAACTGATATAAGCAATGCATAAGAATGATCAGACCTGCATGTTATTTTATTCACGATAAATGATTGATTGGTGGATGTTACAGAATGCAGTATAGATTGAAGAAAATATTACAATCAGGTAGGGGTGGCAAATCAGGTCCGGCCCGTTGGGCATGtccgttttgcccgcactttaGTGCGGGGAGGGTAAGGGTTTAGGCTCTCACCCTCTaatgtgtccgccccgccccgttttCTTCGCGGACTTTTGCGGGCATGAGCATCTATATAAACTTTTGTATTTTTAGGCTTAAAAAGTGCAGTGTCCACGGGCTAtccccgccccgccctcacttttttgcggggcgggcctaggatttaggcccacatcctcaactatgaccgccccgccccACCCCATTTTTTTGCGCGCTTTTGCAGGGCGGACCTAAATGGGGCGGGCATGCCCATTTGCCAACCCTACACTCAGGTATCCATATCGTAATATCATGTCAATTGTAATCATAATAATACTAAACAGACTAATCAATTAAGTAAAGAATGTGTCTCTAAAGGTGTCGTCCAGTGGTATGGGTTGAGACGTTGAAGGTGGGGTGTATCACGAAGGAGGTTCAGAGTTCAATTCTTGTTAACAACAAAGAATGATCAGACCtacattttattttattaacGACAAATGATTGATTGGCAGATGTTAAAGAGTGCGGTATAGATTGAAGTAATCATAAATAATATTGAACAGCCTAATCAATTAACTAAAGAACGTGTCTCTGAAGGTGTAGTCCAGTGGTATGGGTTGAGACATCGAAGGTGTATCATGAAGGAGGTTTAGAATGGGTGAAAGTAGAAGTTAAAAATAGAACAAGAACAGAAAAAAATATAGGTCAAATCATTGAGAAATTTAGAAATAAGTGCTCTATCTTTTAACCAAATACATGACAAATCGAATGAGATATCATTTGGTCCATGTAGCGACCTGGTAGGAAAAGACTTGATATGGTGGTTGATGTCATATTAAAAGTTGTATAAATTGACTTAAAGTCTCCACCAAAGAGCCTTAGCTCAAGTGGCACCAACCGAGTCCTTTAGGAGATCAATGAGCCCCAGAATAGAAACAATGCCCTATACTCCAGCTTACCATCTTCCTCTCCAAACCAGAACACAGTAATAATCAGATCATTTCTATGTTAACAGCAAGCAGTGTTGTCTATGGCGGATGACAGTCCATGGCAGAGTCAAAATTTCTGCCATACCAGCCACTTTGCAGCGTCATGATAGCAGATTATAGCGGAAAAACCCGCAATATGGGTCGATATTTACCATTGCGGCGAGCCCAAAAACCTCCATCTATATCCGCCATAGCGGCCATGGCGCCGCTATTTCATAACACTGGCAGCAAGATAATCAAAATGGAGATTTAACCAAGGATTGGAGGAGAgataaaatatgagtgaacagAAGATTCTATcggaaaaagaaaaagaagagtATAACTAACTGGTACATCTAGAGAGCAACTTACAAGGTCCTACCATGAAGGAATCTAGGAAAGGGTCAGAATGCATGACTCTACCGTAAGCAGGTTTTACAAGACCTACATGCCGGGGCTAACAATCCTTTGTACAGTTGGGGTCTAGAAGGATAGCAAGAATTACAAAATTATTCAATCCTATGAGCAAAGTCCATGCGATCTTGACAACCCAAATTAGCGGTCAAGAGAGTCAAACTGGTGAAACCATTGGGTGAATACTATTAACCGTGGAAAAGGGAGCAAAATGGAATATGACTCTAAATAGTTGTTCGGGGAAGAAACTGCTATATATAATGAAAAAAGTAGGTGGACTTCCCATGCCTCATAAAATTGCAAAACCAACAAAAAGGGCAGGCAAAAACAAGCTTTTGAATTCATCAATAACCACAACAAGTGGGGGAGACATGTTCAAATCAACAACACTGCTTTTTTAGCATGATATATAACCATTTGAATCATATAATAGTGGAAAAATAAATTTAAGGTGATGCAGAAATCAAATACATTGAGTGCTTTATAAAACTAACCAGATGTGGAAATAGACTGTCATGAAGAGCAAACCCGTCAGCATTTCCATGACTATAACCAAAAATATATATTAGACAATATAGCATGAAATACAAAGGAAATAGCTACCCTAAAAATGTAATTGATAATTCAAACATTTGGTTTTCTTCTAGTGGAGAAGAGTTCGACAACTGAATCTCAAAAAACTTCAAAAATTGAAAATTGTGCTTTATCTGAGCTAGAAGCAATCACTTCCATATAATAAAGCTGTGATTAAGTAGTGCAGATGACCTTTGTGCAGGTGGATAACCAATCATGTTCGTGTTGAAAGCAGGATTACCCATTCCAGGCATGTGAATGCTGCTAACACCTGCTAGTGCCGAAGAGTGCAAAACACGTGTAATGTGAGCTCAAACATAAAAGTGTCTATTATGTGATCAATACTTAACTGGTCTCCAAAAAAGATGTTAGACATTGAACTGAGCAAAAGAATACAAAAGTAAAGGGAAAAAAACCATACAAGACACATACATAGAGAAGACCTATGCATTTATCTAGAATCAACTTACCAGAATCAGGAGTTGGCCATGAAGGTGCTGATCCTCGAGCTTTCTTATCTGAGCCAGCTCTCTCATCATCTGGTTGTCAATCAAAATGGAAATCAATCGCACCAAATTTATTTGGAAGCTTTTGAAATAAAATGAGATTAAAATCAACTTACTATGTGCCTAATTGAATGTGAAGCATTTTATGCTACACTTAATCATGTTGCACATTAGTCAAGTTATTTTAGTGATATTATACAATCTATAAAATTCAAAATTGATTAGGCTCCCTGCCAAATGTGATTTAAGTGAAAACGGAAAAGTTTGAATACAACAAGTGAGAAAAGGTAGCTTTTGAGTTGAGTTGAGAAGTGAGACAAACCCACTTGACTTGAAACTCAATTGTAATTAAAACAACTTCAACATCAATTTCATTCTAATTCACCTTTatcaaacactcattcaaactcaCGCTTAATCTTAAGAGAATTGAAACTTTCTTTCTACATTTAACCAAACTCACAAAACTTATCAATGTTTATATATCAAAAGTAGTTCTACTCTGAATGGcaaaataaagaaataaaaacacACACCTATCCTTGCACGTTTAGCTCTAGAGTTCGATTTAGCCAGATCAATATATAGAGTGGAACCCTTTTCAAGATCAAAGACCATCCCCTACAAACCACATCAACCAAAAACTTCAATATTCATATAGATAAACTGAATGACCAATATATTCATGAGTAAACAGACACTTTGGTCCCTAAATGTATGAGGCAGTGTCATtatgaaaaaatgaataaattaaatATAATCACAAGGGCCGGTGTTGTTATTAGACACGGACATACTCAAGAATCCAAATAGCTGTTTAATCATAAATGCATTGATGCCACATAAAAATAACACATAATATCCTCACATTAAGAGCATGCAATGCCATGATTGCAGATTGCTGATTCGAAAAAACAGCAAAAGCAAACGCCTGTCACACAACACCAAAAAAAATCAGaaaacaaagcaaagaaacaatCCACAATAACATGTTTTACGCGATCAAGATTGTACCTGCGATGAATTGTTGGGACTTCTAAGATGCGATGACTCGTAACCGGGAAATTCTCGGAAGAGATTGTAGATTTCGCGGGGCTTAACATCTTCGGGAAGACCAGCGATGAAGAGAGTGCGAACATCGTTGGATGAAGATAGAGGAGGAACGTAAGAACCATAGACGGGTTGTTGCGGGTGGTACTGTGGCGGAAGGTGGTGGTGGTGCGGCGGCGGCGGTAGTGGAGCACCAGGGGGCGGTGGTATCACCGCCATGGGTTGATGAGGAGGAGGCGGCGGCGGTGGATAATACTGATAAGTTAGGAGATTCGGCGGTTGGTTCTGAGCGTAGTAGGCTGCCATGTCGTCCATTGAAGTTCGATTGCACCTCGGAGTCACAGCACAAGCCCTAGAATCTTGATTTCGATTTcgatttttttgttttgtttttgtcaaattttgaattgctttttttttattttaattgaaaaCTTCAATAGtacttttttttttttcgttttcgaAATAATAGTAACTTTTTTGGTTATGTTTGTTGATTGAGGTGGACTGGACCAATTACATCAGTTTGTACAACGGGTATGCTGTTCACACTCACTTGTTGCTAGTTCACCTCTTCATATCAGATTTATTTTCGGACCAAACTTATTTATATCTAACAAAACCACTATAGTGTAGAGGTGTTCCTTTTTGGTTTGaatcaattttaaaatgattttttttttacttAAAGGTAAATTTATTTGCATTTCTATTCAATTTTAGATGATTATTTAAAAACCTATGATTCTATCTGATTGAATTTCATGTGATTttatttaaattgaatttaaatttccaaattataaattatattttttattaatattataaaacATTATAAAACAATATATTTGATGTAAATTAAAAAGTAGTATTACAAAATAAAAATGATTgttaaaataattaaaataaatagatTAAGTTAAACTAATGAATgatattaaaaaataaattaacaTACTATATCATCtatttaatataaatttaagATTCGCATTACAAAATTCTAATTGGAAGCTGATGTGGCTATCttacaaaaaatttcaaataaaaaatatcaCAAAAATTGAAATAGTTATATTTTTTTTTGGATAATATTAACTTGTGTCCCTCCCCTAGGGGCATAAGTTAAGAAACCTACTTATAGATAATTTGTATTgaaaaatcaataaaaaatttaattatatatttGTATTAAAATCAGTGTATAATTTACAAGATATTATTTCtagaatttaattgatatataCTGACTATGTAAAGATCTTTTACACTGTCAATTAATCACAAccattgatttatttaaaatatttgacttttattttaatCACTTAAAAAGTAAcacaaacggatgattgtgatgtattgacagtgtaaaaaaatttacactgacagtgcataacaattaatctcttATTTCTATGTTTAGTTTTTAACTTGTGCCCCTTGGACATAAGTTAGCATTACCCGTATTTTTTCATTAAACTCTTCATTCTTTTAActttaattcaaaaaataaaaaataaaaaatgaatttcaTTTTAATAATCACTAAAGTTATAACTAATACATTAAATGAtgataatatatataaattatgaataaaaaataaaattcatatattaaaaaactaatttacttatttaaatataaaaatgaaataaaagtatccttaaaatatattaaaaatatatataaataattttCATATAACAAGTTGAGTTTCTTCCCGGGTCCTCTTCACTGAAGTTGGAAATGTGGATGAATTTGTCATAGTCAAAGTGGCCACAACATCCACAAGTTGATATACCTTGGGTGCAGAAGTAGAAATCTCAGCAGCCGAAACTGTAGCAAGGGCCAAAGCAAATGCGGTGATCGGAGGAAGAGACGCCACATCATGAATGCCTTGAGTGTTGTCAGGGTCATAAAACATTTCCAACTTGTCCatgaaggagaatggcgatccaaaatgcaacagaaattaaaattttctcctttggtgatccttacgaatgggcatgatcaatgatagaaatcgttacctcttgtggcgattgaaacctttgatgcatatctaaggagtgatcacggACGTTGAATGGTGACgacgcctctactcagtccacacgaacgtATTCCTCtagtctcagtgctagctgctacgaatgaaggttgagagagagagagagagagagagagagagagagagaaaatttcatctaatgaaatacttctgcataagggttctatttatagaaccacttgtgtgggctgtaagctaaaaagtccacttaagtgtaggtggcccatatcttatggtatactaaaaaaatcacttaagtgtgtggtaccttaccatatttcatattctacttaagtgcattgtaTCTTACGATATTCcacaattcacttaagtgcatcgtaccttacggtgtttcttatttactctatctctctgttagctcatattttcgacgcctgatcgctcgactgggtgagtcgagaatgggatacaaactgcaagtgcacagttctatcgcgtagttttaaaagatatcgatcccacagggacttatgaatcgatataccgttatctaaagttactacgtaaatctaaggtgaagatgtttgattgtttggggaaaaactaagagctaaactaatgtctagattaaatattaataaaacggatatcggtatgtaattcgtcaaaactagggaatcaagtctttgtcggtttcttggttttaaaatgaatcgtttcggttaactttattggttaaaggtt includes these proteins:
- the LOC127120416 gene encoding uncharacterized protein LOC127120416 isoform X2, which encodes MDDMAAYYAQNQPPNLLTYQYYPPPPPPPHQPMAVIPPPPGAPLPPPPHHHHLPPQYHPQQPVYGSYVPPLSSSNDVRTLFIAGLPEDVKPREIYNLFREFPGYESSHLRSPNNSSQAFAFAVFSNQQSAIMALHALNGMVFDLEKGSTLYIDLAKSNSRAKRARIDDERAGSDKKARGSAPSWPTPDSGVSSIHMPGMGNPAFNTNMIGYPPAQSHGNADGFALHDSLFPHLKKCSTPYIPTNTIPCATLFVANLGPTCNEQELNQVFCRFPGFLKLKMQSTYGAPVSFVDFKDVETATAALNSLQGTILYSSAAGEGMRLEYAKSRMGMRRKTK
- the LOC127120416 gene encoding uncharacterized protein LOC127120416 isoform X1, which translates into the protein MDDMAAYYAQNQPPNLLTYQYYPPPPPPPHQPMAVIPPPPGAPLPPPPHHHHLPPQYHPQQPVYGSYVPPLSSSNDVRTLFIAGLPEDVKPREIYNLFREFPGYESSHLRSPNNSSQAFAFAVFSNQQSAIMALHALNGMVFDLEKGSTLYIDLAKSNSRAKRARIDDERAGSDKKARGSAPSWPTPDSAGVSSIHMPGMGNPAFNTNMIGYPPAQSHGNADGFALHDSLFPHLKKCSTPYIPTNTIPCATLFVANLGPTCNEQELNQVFCRFPGFLKLKMQSTYGAPVSFVDFKDVETATAALNSLQGTILYSSAAGEGMRLEYAKSRMGMRRKTK